One segment of Asaia bogorensis NBRC 16594 DNA contains the following:
- a CDS encoding TonB-dependent receptor plug domain-containing protein: MKIVNLQRRGRLLLGAAIILSPVVTNVAAHAQTAAATTHHRKAARHSTARKTTARPVNGPQLGAQTAPAATMVPTRSQNALRNVAPASAVSFSQGGKSEELIVVGSALTTANNTSANPVQIVTSKQIQQTGATNLNDFLSRLPSIGASGTSNSNTNGGNGASCVDLRNLGQNRVLVLVDGKRTTPNGNSNCIDLNTIPVQMVQSIEILKDGGSELYGADAVSGVLNIKLRHDLNTGSVTIRGGITGHGDNRTGMISAMKGWNFDHDKGNLTLGGSYMTQGGVTQRDRSWSRVPLGAVGAYPTNSNLQVGSIITPGGTYFGSENTYVGNLDNGSLSPYSKSKRYNYAQNQWLVNALQDSTLSGDLHYEFNRHFDVYSNVLYAHRTSKTQLAPEPAIGSVPPSPLPNGIILPSGYPGNTAGEDLQLYRRLNEFGPRTNNNANDTVTGMVGMRGDIVHDWKYDLSYTYGASQVTNELQGVGDYSKLLQEWGLEPYADPNDPNGALVYNPNSCAGSPGCVQSNAFTRLSPGAVQYANYTTYQHTMYQLRDLNLRIHNNHLVHMPWKGGGDFGVALGMEHRGEQLSNNPDPLVVSGYSLTNTVEPTSGGFNVTEGYIQGHAQLLKDVAFAKDLSIDGQGRYSSYNTFGGAKNWKAGIDWAPTRDIRFRGTIGTSFRQPNVYELYGGVGLSYVSASDPCAGATSPGLIANCIKGGVANPQNFNSANSGQVPTLQGGNVALRPETGRTYTFGTVLTPRWIPGLAASVTYWHYTIGGLINSLPTQYILNQCYEGGVQSYCNSIDRLSNGQINTVSALDQNLGDLLTSGIDFDLNYRWRVTRHDSFIVDNNFQQLVKYKQQQQPGGAYLNQTGALFYQSGVGQPRVRDYATLTWQHDAFRISYMFQYIGGMNWNDGSAFLSEENPAANARIKTPAMVQQDISIGYAWKRWNFEGGVQNIAGKNPPFVLNAASNSADTTYNGFYLGRYIFLQAGLNF, from the coding sequence ATGAAAATCGTTAATTTGCAGAGACGAGGACGATTGCTGCTGGGCGCGGCCATCATCCTTTCCCCTGTCGTAACGAATGTCGCAGCCCATGCGCAGACGGCTGCAGCGACCACCCATCATCGCAAGGCGGCCAGGCACAGCACGGCTCGCAAGACCACCGCTCGTCCGGTCAACGGACCGCAGCTCGGCGCCCAGACAGCGCCCGCAGCCACGATGGTCCCCACACGCTCGCAGAACGCACTGCGCAATGTTGCGCCGGCAAGTGCTGTATCGTTCTCACAGGGTGGCAAGTCTGAGGAGTTGATTGTCGTCGGTTCGGCACTCACCACGGCCAATAATACCAGTGCCAATCCGGTACAGATCGTCACGTCCAAGCAGATCCAGCAAACAGGTGCGACGAACCTTAACGACTTCCTGTCGCGTCTGCCTTCAATCGGCGCCAGCGGAACGAGCAATAGCAATACCAATGGCGGCAACGGGGCGTCCTGCGTCGATTTGCGCAACCTGGGCCAAAACCGCGTCCTCGTTCTTGTCGACGGCAAGCGCACGACGCCGAACGGCAATAGCAACTGTATCGACCTCAACACCATCCCGGTACAGATGGTGCAGTCGATCGAAATCCTGAAAGATGGTGGCTCAGAGCTCTACGGTGCAGATGCCGTATCGGGCGTCCTCAACATCAAGTTACGTCATGATCTGAACACAGGGTCCGTCACAATTCGCGGCGGTATCACCGGTCATGGTGACAACCGCACCGGCATGATCTCCGCCATGAAGGGCTGGAACTTCGATCATGACAAGGGCAACCTGACGCTTGGTGGAAGCTATATGACGCAGGGCGGCGTGACACAGCGCGATCGCTCCTGGTCCAGGGTACCTCTTGGGGCGGTAGGGGCTTATCCGACCAACTCGAACCTGCAGGTCGGTTCAATCATCACACCCGGCGGTACGTATTTCGGCAGTGAGAACACCTATGTTGGTAATCTCGATAATGGATCGCTAAGCCCCTATAGCAAAAGCAAGCGTTATAACTATGCTCAAAACCAGTGGCTTGTGAATGCTCTGCAGGACTCCACCCTTTCAGGAGATCTGCATTACGAGTTCAATCGCCACTTCGACGTTTATTCCAACGTCCTCTACGCGCACCGTACATCGAAAACCCAGCTCGCCCCTGAACCGGCAATTGGCAGCGTTCCCCCCTCGCCTCTACCAAACGGCATCATTCTGCCGTCGGGTTATCCCGGCAATACGGCGGGAGAGGATCTTCAACTGTACCGTCGTCTGAACGAGTTCGGACCGCGCACCAATAATAATGCGAATGATACTGTCACCGGCATGGTCGGCATGCGTGGCGATATCGTCCACGACTGGAAGTACGATCTGTCTTACACCTACGGTGCCAGCCAGGTGACGAACGAACTGCAGGGCGTCGGAGACTACTCCAAGCTTCTCCAGGAATGGGGACTGGAGCCCTATGCTGACCCGAACGACCCGAACGGCGCTCTGGTCTATAATCCGAATTCCTGCGCAGGTTCACCGGGCTGCGTACAGTCCAACGCCTTCACGCGCCTCTCGCCGGGCGCTGTGCAATACGCCAATTATACGACGTATCAGCACACCATGTATCAACTCCGTGACCTGAACCTGCGCATCCACAATAACCATCTCGTTCATATGCCCTGGAAGGGCGGTGGCGACTTTGGTGTTGCGCTGGGTATGGAGCACCGTGGCGAACAGCTGAGCAATAACCCTGACCCGCTCGTTGTAAGCGGCTACTCCCTGACCAATACGGTAGAGCCTACCTCAGGTGGCTTTAACGTGACGGAAGGCTATATCCAGGGACATGCGCAGCTCCTCAAGGACGTTGCCTTCGCCAAGGACCTGTCGATCGACGGTCAGGGCCGTTACTCGTCGTACAACACCTTCGGTGGAGCCAAGAACTGGAAGGCAGGCATCGATTGGGCGCCCACGCGTGATATCCGTTTCCGTGGCACGATCGGCACTTCCTTCCGTCAGCCAAATGTGTATGAACTCTATGGCGGTGTGGGCCTCAGTTATGTCTCGGCTTCCGACCCCTGCGCCGGTGCAACCAGCCCTGGCCTTATTGCCAACTGCATCAAGGGCGGCGTGGCCAACCCCCAGAACTTCAATTCAGCCAATTCGGGCCAGGTTCCAACCTTGCAGGGCGGCAACGTGGCCTTGCGTCCTGAGACGGGTCGTACCTATACATTTGGTACCGTGCTCACGCCGCGCTGGATTCCTGGTCTCGCAGCCTCGGTTACATACTGGCACTACACGATCGGTGGTCTGATCAACTCGCTGCCAACACAGTACATCCTCAATCAGTGCTACGAGGGCGGCGTACAATCGTACTGCAACTCGATCGATCGCCTTTCGAATGGGCAGATCAACACGGTTTCGGCGCTCGACCAGAACCTTGGCGACCTGCTCACCAGCGGTATCGACTTCGACCTGAATTATCGCTGGAGAGTGACCCGGCACGACTCTTTCATCGTCGACAACAATTTCCAGCAGTTGGTCAAGTACAAGCAGCAGCAGCAGCCTGGCGGCGCGTATCTGAACCAGACAGGCGCCCTGTTCTATCAGAGTGGTGTCGGTCAGCCACGTGTGCGCGACTACGCCACTCTTACATGGCAGCACGATGCGTTCCGGATTTCCTACATGTTCCAGTATATCGGCGGCATGAACTGGAATGACGGATCAGCTTTCCTCAGTGAGGAAAACCCTGCTGCCAATGCCCGTATCAAGACACCTGCGATGGTCCAGCAGGATATCTCTATCGGTTATGCTTGGAAGCGCTGGAACTTTGAGGGTGGCGTGCAGAACATTGCTGGCAAGAACCCTCCTTTCGTTCTCAACGCAGCCTCGAACTCGGCTGATACCACCTACAACGGCTTCTATCTGGGCCGTTACATCTTCCTGCAGGCTGGTCTGAACTTCTGA
- the uraH gene encoding hydroxyisourate hydrolase encodes MTSLSTHVLDTAGGVPAQGMTITLLHDDRVLFSGVTNEDGRCPGLKDIAVGAGAYVLRFNVATYFRGRGHDLPEPPFLDVVQIDFGMTKTGHYHVPLLVSPFGYSTYRGS; translated from the coding sequence ATGACCAGCCTTTCCACCCATGTTCTCGATACGGCAGGGGGCGTGCCCGCACAGGGTATGACGATCACCCTGCTTCATGATGATCGCGTGCTCTTTTCGGGTGTGACAAATGAGGATGGCCGCTGTCCCGGCCTGAAGGATATTGCGGTCGGGGCAGGTGCTTATGTGCTTCGCTTCAACGTGGCGACCTATTTCAGGGGGCGTGGGCATGATCTGCCCGAGCCGCCTTTTCTGGATGTGGTGCAGATCGATTTCGGCATGACAAAAACCGGGCATTACCATGTGCCGCTACTGGTCTCGCCCTTCGGCTATTCCACCTATCGCGGAAGTTGA
- the uraD gene encoding 2-oxo-4-hydroxy-4-carboxy-5-ureidoimidazoline decarboxylase, with the protein MITANTREEFVSAYGDIYEHTPWIVAEAWPQAPFSGPEDMIAATSQIILDADHDRQKALVKAHPELARKFGVDPDLGRLSAAEQEGAGLDRLSEAEFIAFRALNEAYQARFDMPFVICVRQATKERMRQEIERRLAQSPQEELAEALGQIDQIALLRLKDRTAS; encoded by the coding sequence ATGATCACCGCGAACACTCGGGAAGAATTCGTATCGGCCTATGGCGATATTTACGAGCACACGCCCTGGATCGTGGCCGAGGCGTGGCCTCAGGCGCCTTTTTCAGGCCCGGAGGACATGATTGCCGCAACATCGCAGATCATACTTGATGCCGATCACGACAGGCAGAAAGCGCTGGTCAAGGCCCATCCGGAGCTCGCACGTAAGTTTGGTGTGGACCCCGATCTGGGCAGACTCTCGGCGGCCGAGCAGGAGGGGGCGGGTCTCGACAGGTTGAGCGAGGCTGAATTCATCGCCTTCCGCGCTTTGAACGAAGCCTATCAGGCACGTTTCGACATGCCTTTCGTCATCTGTGTCCGACAGGCCACCAAGGAGCGTATGCGTCAGGAGATAGAACGTCGGCTGGCGCAGTCACCGCAGGAGGAACTGGCTGAGGCTCTCGGTCAGATCGACCAGATTGCATTGCTCAGACTGAAGGACAGGACAGCATCATGA
- the puuE gene encoding allantoinase PuuE has translation MTQAYPRDLLGYGANPPEAAWPGGARIAVQFVLNYEEGAENNVLHGDAGSEAFLSEMVGTRSITGARCMQMESLYEYGSRAGFWRLHRLFTEAGLPLTVFGVAMALARNPDAVAAMKQAGWEIASHGYRWIDYQDIPEAMEREHIREAIRLHEEVTGEAPLGWYQGRTSPNTARIVAEEGYFVYDADSYADDLPYYDRRYGRAQLIVPYTLDVNDMKLVALNGFTEGEQFFRYLRDTFDMLYQEGGRMMSVGLHCRLAGRPARALALKRFIAHVQAHQDAWVATRLDIARHWQEHHPA, from the coding sequence ATGACACAGGCATATCCACGCGACCTGCTGGGCTATGGTGCCAATCCCCCCGAGGCTGCATGGCCGGGCGGCGCCCGCATCGCCGTCCAGTTCGTTCTGAATTACGAGGAAGGCGCCGAAAACAACGTTCTGCATGGCGATGCCGGTTCCGAGGCCTTTCTGTCGGAAATGGTCGGTACCCGTTCGATCACCGGTGCGCGCTGCATGCAGATGGAAAGCCTGTACGAATACGGCTCTCGCGCAGGCTTCTGGCGTCTCCACCGGCTTTTCACCGAGGCAGGTTTACCCCTCACGGTTTTCGGTGTGGCAATGGCTCTTGCCCGCAATCCCGATGCTGTAGCGGCCATGAAGCAGGCAGGCTGGGAGATTGCGTCCCACGGCTACCGATGGATCGATTATCAGGACATCCCTGAAGCAATGGAGCGTGAGCATATCCGGGAAGCCATCAGGCTGCATGAAGAGGTCACGGGAGAGGCCCCGCTGGGCTGGTATCAGGGTCGTACCAGCCCGAACACTGCCCGGATTGTCGCCGAGGAAGGCTACTTCGTTTACGATGCCGATTCCTATGCCGATGATCTGCCCTATTACGACCGTCGTTATGGCCGGGCGCAGCTGATCGTGCCTTACACGCTCGATGTGAACGACATGAAGCTCGTGGCGCTCAATGGTTTTACCGAAGGCGAGCAGTTCTTCCGTTATCTGCGTGATACGTTCGACATGCTGTATCAGGAGGGCGGGCGTATGATGTCTGTCGGCCTGCATTGTCGCCTTGCAGGCAGGCCCGCCCGTGCGCTGGCGCTCAAACGTTTCATCGCCCATGTTCAGGCCCATCAGGATGCATGGGTTGCGACACGGCTCGATATCGCCCGTCACTGGCAGGAGCATCACCCCGCATGA
- a CDS encoding gamma-glutamyltransferase family protein gives MLFSARSRKGMVTAPHHLAAQAGRDILKAGGNAVEAAVAVAATLSVVYPHMTGLGGDGFWLIRRPDGETVAIDACGRLAQNATPELYAECDSVPWRGGLAANTVAGTVAGWSRALAYAGGALPLSTLLADAIDHAESGMVVTESMAGLMAAHLDVLSYMPNFSGLFLPQGDMPIAGAVHSNPALARTLRRLANAGLGDFYHGKLADQIAADLASCGSPVSRDDLNHHEALLTKPLETTLHHGRFFNMVAPTQGAASLLILALAERLGVTGADTVDDIHRWVEATKAAFIWRDRVIADPAIMETSPQALLSDQAALDDMAASIDLTRAAPWPHQTQQGDTTWFGVMDSQGWAVSMIQSLYFEFGSGIVLPESGLVWQNRGASFDLVPGRLRSLVPGRKPFHTLNPAMAALNDGSLLAYGTMGGEGQPQTQAAIAARNVIAGLSLQESITAPRWLLGRTWGETTTTLKMETRFGPEILEGLSALGHDVESLTPFATAMGHAGAIRRYEDGTMEGATDPRSDGGVAAL, from the coding sequence ATGCTTTTCAGCGCACGCTCCCGCAAGGGAATGGTTACCGCCCCGCATCATCTTGCGGCACAGGCGGGGCGGGATATTCTCAAGGCAGGAGGCAACGCGGTCGAGGCAGCTGTGGCCGTGGCGGCAACCCTGTCGGTGGTTTATCCGCATATGACCGGCCTTGGGGGAGATGGCTTCTGGCTCATTCGCCGCCCTGATGGCGAAACCGTGGCCATTGATGCGTGCGGCAGGCTCGCCCAGAACGCGACTCCCGAACTCTATGCGGAATGTGACAGTGTGCCCTGGCGTGGCGGGCTGGCAGCCAACACAGTTGCGGGTACGGTTGCGGGCTGGTCGCGAGCGCTCGCCTATGCAGGAGGGGCGTTGCCTCTCTCGACATTGCTGGCCGACGCCATCGATCACGCCGAGAGCGGCATGGTGGTTACGGAAAGCATGGCCGGGCTTATGGCGGCCCATCTGGACGTGTTGAGCTACATGCCCAATTTCAGTGGCCTGTTCCTGCCACAAGGCGATATGCCGATTGCGGGCGCCGTGCACAGCAATCCGGCGCTGGCGCGCACATTGCGACGTCTCGCCAATGCCGGTCTTGGCGATTTTTATCATGGCAAGCTGGCCGATCAGATCGCGGCTGATCTTGCGTCTTGCGGTTCGCCGGTTAGCCGCGACGACCTCAACCACCATGAAGCGCTCCTGACGAAACCGCTCGAGACCACACTGCATCATGGTCGTTTCTTCAACATGGTCGCACCCACGCAGGGCGCGGCTTCCCTGCTGATTCTGGCTCTGGCCGAACGGCTGGGCGTGACCGGGGCTGATACGGTTGACGACATTCATCGCTGGGTTGAAGCGACAAAGGCCGCCTTCATCTGGCGTGATCGCGTGATTGCCGATCCTGCTATCATGGAAACCTCTCCACAGGCGCTTTTGTCCGATCAGGCTGCTCTGGATGATATGGCGGCCTCCATTGATCTGACCCGAGCGGCACCCTGGCCCCATCAGACCCAGCAGGGCGATACCACGTGGTTTGGCGTGATGGACTCGCAGGGCTGGGCCGTCAGCATGATCCAGAGCCTTTATTTCGAATTCGGCTCGGGCATCGTGCTGCCGGAGAGCGGCCTGGTATGGCAGAACCGCGGAGCCAGTTTCGACCTCGTGCCCGGGCGTCTGCGCAGCCTCGTGCCTGGGCGCAAGCCTTTCCACACGCTCAACCCCGCCATGGCCGCGCTCAATGATGGGAGCTTGCTCGCCTATGGCACGATGGGCGGCGAGGGGCAGCCGCAGACCCAGGCAGCCATCGCGGCGCGCAACGTCATTGCCGGGCTGAGCCTTCAGGAATCGATCACGGCACCGCGCTGGCTTCTGGGGCGCACCTGGGGTGAAACCACCACAACGCTCAAGATGGAAACGCGCTTTGGTCCGGAAATCCTAGAGGGGCTGAGCGCGCTTGGTCACGACGTCGAGAGTCTGACGCCATTTGCCACGGCAATGGGTCATGCCGGGGCCATTCGGCGCTATGAGGATGGCACAATGGAAGGGGCCACCGACCCGCGCAGCGATGGCGGCGTGGCGGCGCTTTGA
- a CDS encoding AtzE family amidohydrolase, producing the protein MNATEIARAVRSGERSAFDLIESCLDRVTQRDGTINAVTRLLSERALNQARRIDALVAEGIDPGPLAGVPFGIKDLFDVQGLVTTAGSKVLASEAPADCDALLVSRLIEAGAIPLATTNMDEFAYGFATDNAHYGMTKNPHDSARLAGGSSGGSAAGVAAGYFPLSLGSDTNGSIRVPASLCGVWGLRATQGLLPVSGSYPFVASLDTVGPFTASAADMRVMVEVLSASSLARVDVAGLKMARLGGWFTQEISPEMEAAFAAFCTALSIRREIVLPEVATARAAAFVISASEGAGLHLDRLRHSPEQYDPAVRDRLLAGALVPAPHVFRAHKIRHWFRERMHEAFLEADILVAPAVVGPAPRIDTPVIEIGGQPVSARANLGLYTQPLTLAGFPVLTVPLAIDANTGSGMPLGVQLVAQPGREDRLVALGEALERAGVARARILED; encoded by the coding sequence ATGAACGCCACCGAGATTGCGCGCGCTGTCAGATCGGGCGAACGCAGCGCCTTTGACCTGATCGAGAGCTGCCTCGACCGTGTCACCCAGCGCGATGGCACCATCAATGCTGTCACGCGCCTGCTGTCGGAGCGGGCGCTCAATCAGGCGCGCCGCATCGATGCTCTTGTGGCCGAGGGGATCGACCCCGGACCGCTGGCGGGTGTGCCTTTTGGCATCAAGGACCTGTTTGATGTGCAAGGTCTGGTCACTACGGCGGGGTCGAAGGTGCTGGCCAGCGAAGCGCCGGCCGATTGCGATGCGCTGCTGGTCAGCAGGCTGATCGAGGCTGGTGCCATACCGCTCGCCACGACCAATATGGATGAATTTGCCTACGGTTTTGCGACAGACAATGCCCATTATGGCATGACGAAAAACCCGCATGACAGTGCGCGTCTCGCCGGTGGGTCTTCCGGCGGGTCTGCGGCAGGCGTCGCTGCGGGATATTTCCCGCTCTCCCTGGGCTCCGACACGAACGGCTCGATTCGTGTGCCGGCATCGCTTTGTGGCGTGTGGGGGCTGCGTGCCACACAGGGCCTGCTGCCTGTGTCGGGGTCTTATCCTTTTGTCGCCAGTCTCGATACGGTCGGGCCTTTCACGGCAAGCGCTGCCGATATGCGGGTGATGGTGGAGGTGCTGAGCGCGTCATCTCTGGCGCGGGTGGATGTTGCAGGGCTGAAAATGGCGCGGCTTGGTGGCTGGTTTACCCAGGAGATATCGCCGGAGATGGAAGCCGCTTTCGCAGCTTTCTGCACGGCCCTGTCGATACGCAGAGAGATCGTTCTGCCAGAGGTTGCAACGGCGCGTGCCGCGGCATTTGTCATCAGCGCATCCGAAGGGGCAGGGCTGCATCTCGATCGCCTGCGTCACAGCCCGGAGCAGTATGACCCTGCGGTGCGTGATCGCCTGCTCGCAGGGGCTCTTGTCCCGGCGCCGCATGTTTTCAGGGCGCACAAGATCCGTCACTGGTTTCGTGAGCGCATGCATGAGGCCTTTCTTGAGGCGGATATTCTGGTTGCACCCGCCGTGGTCGGCCCGGCTCCGCGGATCGATACACCCGTCATCGAAATTGGTGGTCAACCGGTTTCCGCGCGTGCCAATCTCGGCCTTTACACCCAGCCCCTGACTCTGGCCGGTTTCCCTGTCCTGACAGTGCCTCTGGCCATTGACGCTAATACCGGTAGCGGGATGCCGCTTGGCGTCCAACTCGTGGCGCAGCCGGGGCGGGAAGATCGTCTTGTCGCGCTCGGTGAGGCGCTGGAACGCGCTGGCGTCGCTCGCGCCCGTATTCTGGAGGATTGA
- a CDS encoding DUF4089 domain-containing protein: protein MIDEATLNARAAALDLTIPIDCQPGVLENLALLARYQNLVLSLDLPERFEPAFEYHP, encoded by the coding sequence ATGATTGATGAGGCTACGCTCAATGCGCGTGCGGCTGCGCTCGATCTGACGATTCCGATCGATTGCCAACCCGGCGTGCTGGAGAATCTCGCCCTGCTCGCCCGGTACCAGAATCTCGTCCTGTCGCTCGATCTGCCGGAGCGCTTTGAGCCCGCTTTCGAGTATCATCCATGA
- a CDS encoding NAD(P)-binding domain-containing protein yields the protein MQNKALRDLADRVHEDLQKIAYASGPWVSSTLTHHGEPVLDVAVIGGGQGGLSTSFALRRIGVHNVRVFERAKKGQAGPWVTFARMITLRTPKHVTGPDLGIPSLTPRSWFEARYGKDAWESLGKIDRRDWQAYLDWYEETLALPVEHDRELVDVVWQDGLLHLQFRSQEGDISYVWARRLVLATGIEGSGSWHVPEFIREAVPSHLYAHTHQPIDFEALRGKRVGVLGGGASAFDNAATALEAGASSVAVCIRRKTLPRINPYRWMENAGFLAHFPALPDLTRWRFMRRIFDLNQPPPQDTFWRCSRHDGFSFHGDTPWLGARCEGETITVDTPHGTMEFDFLIIGTGFVIDFSKRPETASFAGNVALWRDRFEAPEGEESAVLDSYPYLGPQSQFLPRDPAHPDAAMLGAIYNFTFAATPSMGLSGASISGMRYGVDRLARSIACDLFVQDGEKHLESLLAYDAEELVSLGREGEEQA from the coding sequence ATGCAGAACAAAGCGCTCCGTGACCTCGCCGACCGGGTTCATGAGGATCTTCAGAAAATCGCCTATGCGTCGGGTCCCTGGGTCTCGTCCACGCTGACCCATCATGGTGAGCCGGTGCTCGATGTTGCGGTGATCGGTGGCGGGCAGGGAGGTCTCTCGACCTCTTTCGCTCTGCGTCGCATTGGCGTGCATAACGTCCGGGTATTCGAGCGCGCAAAAAAGGGGCAGGCGGGACCCTGGGTTACTTTTGCCCGTATGATCACGCTGCGTACGCCCAAGCATGTGACTGGCCCCGATCTCGGCATCCCCTCACTGACGCCGCGAAGCTGGTTTGAGGCGCGTTATGGCAAGGATGCATGGGAGTCGCTGGGCAAGATCGACCGACGCGACTGGCAGGCCTATCTCGACTGGTATGAGGAGACACTTGCCCTGCCTGTAGAGCATGACCGTGAACTGGTTGATGTTGTCTGGCAGGATGGCCTGCTGCATCTTCAGTTCCGCTCGCAGGAGGGAGATATCTCTTACGTCTGGGCTCGCCGCCTCGTGCTGGCGACCGGCATTGAGGGCAGCGGGTCATGGCATGTGCCGGAATTCATACGCGAGGCGGTGCCCAGCCATCTCTACGCCCACACGCATCAGCCGATCGATTTCGAGGCGTTGCGTGGCAAGCGTGTCGGTGTGCTCGGCGGTGGCGCCTCGGCCTTCGATAATGCGGCGACCGCGCTGGAAGCTGGTGCCAGTTCGGTTGCCGTCTGCATACGCCGCAAGACCCTGCCGCGCATCAACCCGTATCGCTGGATGGAAAATGCGGGGTTCCTGGCCCATTTCCCGGCGCTGCCCGATCTGACACGCTGGCGCTTCATGCGTCGCATCTTCGACCTCAATCAGCCGCCGCCGCAGGATACGTTCTGGCGTTGCAGCCGTCATGACGGGTTCAGCTTCCATGGCGATACCCCTTGGCTGGGCGCGCGCTGTGAGGGTGAGACCATCACCGTCGATACGCCTCACGGGACGATGGAATTTGACTTCCTGATTATCGGCACCGGCTTCGTGATCGATTTCAGCAAGCGGCCGGAAACAGCCTCGTTTGCCGGAAACGTTGCGCTGTGGCGCGATCGGTTCGAGGCCCCAGAGGGCGAGGAAAGCGCTGTTCTGGACTCCTATCCCTATCTTGGCCCGCAGAGCCAGTTCCTGCCGCGCGACCCGGCTCATCCGGATGCCGCCATGCTGGGGGCGATCTATAACTTCACCTTTGCAGCGACGCCGAGCATGGGGCTTTCGGGTGCCTCGATCAGCGGCATGCGCTATGGCGTGGACCGTCTGGCCCGCTCGATCGCCTGCGATCTGTTCGTCCAGGACGGTGAAAAGCACCTTGAGAGCCTGCTCGCCTATGACGCGGAGGAACTCGTCAGTCTCGGTCGGGAGGGTGAGGAGCAGGCATGA
- a CDS encoding HAD family acid phosphatase — MNYSSIVHAVFRWRANHFGRALALAALFGVTAAGAAHAAPANVGDAEIAATAYHDSGAYDREFAAVIEEASEWVRLRAAHVSKPAIVLDIDETSLSNWPEIQANHFAYFHDGQCDVLPKGPCGVMAWEMSAKAQAFPSTLALYRMAQQHDVSVFFVTGRSENERADTAHNLETAGYKGWSGLVLRPEGSHTPSASDYKAAARSEIEQKGYHIIANIGDQPSDLAGGHADRGFLLPNPFYRVP; from the coding sequence ATGAACTATTCGTCTATCGTCCATGCCGTTTTTCGCTGGCGCGCAAATCATTTCGGGCGCGCATTAGCGCTTGCCGCTTTGTTTGGGGTAACGGCAGCGGGTGCTGCTCACGCGGCACCGGCTAATGTGGGCGATGCAGAGATTGCCGCTACCGCCTACCATGATAGCGGGGCCTATGATCGTGAGTTCGCCGCCGTGATCGAGGAGGCATCGGAGTGGGTTCGTCTGCGTGCTGCGCATGTGAGCAAGCCGGCCATTGTCCTGGATATCGACGAGACATCGCTCTCCAACTGGCCTGAGATACAGGCCAATCATTTTGCCTATTTCCATGATGGTCAGTGCGATGTCCTGCCCAAGGGACCGTGCGGCGTGATGGCCTGGGAAATGAGCGCCAAGGCGCAGGCCTTTCCCTCCACGCTTGCCCTTTATCGTATGGCCCAGCAGCACGATGTGTCGGTGTTTTTCGTGACCGGACGCAGTGAGAACGAGCGAGCCGATACGGCGCATAACCTTGAGACTGCGGGTTATAAGGGCTGGTCGGGCCTCGTGCTCAGGCCTGAGGGCAGCCATACGCCGTCGGCCTCGGATTACAAGGCGGCGGCCCGAAGCGAAATCGAACAGAAGGGCTATCACATCATTGCCAATATCGGTGATCAGCCGTCCGATCTCGCAGGTGGTCACGCCGATCGCGGCTTCCTTCTTCCCAATCCATTTTACCGGGTGCCCTGA
- a CDS encoding TetR/AcrR family transcriptional regulator, protein MILGAPREIAVVTILEAAEKIFSEHGFSGASIAAVAREAGIPKANIHYYFSTKETLYQEVLRRTVQEWLRECEIWLRPENKASTALRAYIGSKLAFSRANPHASRLFAHEIIGGARYLHDYLSTTLREAITPFGETFRVWMERGEIPQVDPTHFLFCLWAMTQWYADMQPQVTALLGKETLEESDFHAAAETILALVLARKDITA, encoded by the coding sequence ATGATTTTGGGCGCGCCTCGGGAAATTGCGGTCGTGACCATTCTGGAAGCCGCGGAAAAGATCTTCTCCGAACATGGATTCAGCGGTGCGAGCATTGCTGCCGTGGCCCGGGAAGCTGGTATTCCCAAAGCCAATATTCATTATTATTTCTCAACAAAAGAGACCCTGTATCAGGAAGTGCTTCGGCGCACCGTGCAGGAATGGCTTCGGGAATGTGAAATATGGCTTCGCCCCGAAAATAAAGCCTCTACAGCCCTACGCGCCTATATCGGCTCCAAGCTCGCCTTCTCACGCGCCAATCCCCATGCGTCACGCCTATTCGCGCACGAAATCATTGGAGGGGCGCGCTATCTGCATGATTATCTCTCGACAACCCTGCGTGAGGCGATAACGCCGTTCGGTGAGACATTCAGGGTCTGGATGGAGCGGGGCGAGATTCCGCAGGTCGATCCGACGCATTTCCTCTTCTGTCTGTGGGCCATGACCCAGTGGTATGCAGATATGCAGCCTCAGGTAACCGCCCTGCTTGGCAAGGAAACGCTTGAAGAAAGCGATTTCCATGCTGCGGCGGAAACAATTCTGGCCCTCGTTCTCGCCCGGAAGGACATAACGGCCTGA